From the Lathyrus oleraceus cultivar Zhongwan6 chromosome 4, CAAS_Psat_ZW6_1.0, whole genome shotgun sequence genome, one window contains:
- the LOC127073311 gene encoding uncharacterized protein LOC127073311, whose translation MEKSSFLDRMIGHLRGTCKYYTGYPKDLGPSRVVHFTSEREFVNLLHEGFPVVVAFTIRGNYTEHLDKVLEEAASEFYPHVKFMRVECPKYPGFCISRQKKEYPFMEIFHSPTHVANQGRVADPNITKYNVKVMPFNYDISVYGFREIFKRYGIRASDMK comes from the exons ATGGAAAAATCGTCATTTTTGGACCGAATGATTGGTCATCTTCGGGGAACTTGCAA GTACTATACTGGTTATCCAAAGGATCTTGGACCATCACGGGTTGTTCATTTCACCTCCGAGCGTGAGTTTGTCAATCTCCTTCATGAAGGGTTTCCCGTGGTTGTTGCTTTTACTATCAG GGGGAATTACACAGAACATCTTGACAAAGTATTAGAAGAAGCTGCTTCTGAGTTTTATCCACATGTAAAATTTATGCGT GTTGAGTGTCCAAAGTATCCTGGGTTTTGTATAAGTCGGCAGAAAAAGGAGTACCCATTCATGGAAATATTTCATAGTCCAACACAT GTGGCTAACCAGGGTAGGGTAGCTGATCCAAATATTACTAAATACAATGTGAAAGTCATGCCA TTCAACTACGATATCAGTGTTTACGGGTTTAGAGAAATCTTCAAGCGCTATGGGATCCGGGCATCAGATATGAAGTAA